The following proteins are encoded in a genomic region of Paenibacillus sp. FSL R7-0273:
- a CDS encoding polyprenyl synthetase family protein yields the protein MKENFENTAAREYRKAELKAVSYYTALHSRVTDKTYLADLTGDIHLWKKNHIRRFTGLSLFSRAGSKPDTRDFYRYIQWLKVTGKLNDYLDRSVSYIYMRDLGKDLNSPQTKRRIARTVSDVTGYLLKPLGKNAEGRPEFMNPAEVYRWAQKEGIESAVIWVFKKLRAVAANIPEGLNAEHAQRKLIKIIIGVVLHVMEEIGEDAAPEERSRRLDEAVRLGYSYGLTYPFVDDLLDSGILTGAEKEQYSALIRTALLTGEVPGLGVWEGDNKALIRYIHAELTEAFIYISEHQEEGSRQSFFAQSYVFFEAQDIDRIKSLEHAEYTNEELYVPVILKSSSSRLVARSVLSAAQDEGFEERTFYFGIYNQLADDFADMEQDLKDGAVTPYTYYLQHHQQRPDLINPFEVYWAVVSNLIHTVYHSDAKAREVILDRAINGLKRYKERAGAEKYKETMRIFAGGIREFDRLLQRMVSKADDVDFFDKLLRDGVVEQLKEDAREQEAFTHTLHEVRALINDELPFAKPDHIPAMQERLIHAANYSLEGDGKRVRPILTWVMGVNEYGLESSAITPLLRSLEYMHTASLIFDDLPSQDNAATRRGRETLHEVHGSAVAELAGLYLIQRAIGQQASLNRFKPETVLALIRYSAQKAEDMCMGQMMDLDSKGRVLTLEELNRVCFYKTGVAFEACLVMPAMLAEVKEDELAALKRFAYHMGIAFQIRDDLLDVEGEAQVLGKPAGNDAVNNQSNFVSVLGIDGAGREMWQHYCHASDALKEIPRKTSFLKHLLQYVVNRER from the coding sequence ATGAAAGAAAACTTTGAGAATACAGCTGCAAGGGAGTACCGGAAAGCGGAGCTGAAGGCAGTGAGCTACTATACTGCACTCCATAGCCGGGTAACAGACAAAACGTATCTGGCAGATTTGACCGGAGACATTCATTTGTGGAAAAAAAATCATATACGCCGGTTTACCGGATTATCCCTGTTCTCACGGGCCGGGAGCAAGCCTGACACCCGTGACTTTTACCGGTATATCCAATGGCTTAAGGTCACGGGCAAGCTGAATGATTATCTGGACCGCAGTGTTTCCTACATTTATATGAGGGATTTGGGCAAGGATCTGAATAGTCCGCAGACCAAGCGGCGGATTGCAAGAACGGTATCGGATGTGACAGGGTATCTGCTTAAGCCCTTGGGTAAAAATGCTGAAGGCCGGCCTGAGTTCATGAATCCGGCAGAGGTATACCGCTGGGCACAGAAGGAAGGCATTGAATCTGCGGTAATCTGGGTGTTCAAGAAATTAAGGGCCGTTGCGGCGAATATTCCGGAAGGCTTGAATGCTGAGCATGCCCAGCGCAAGCTGATCAAAATTATCATTGGGGTTGTATTGCATGTAATGGAGGAAATAGGGGAAGACGCAGCACCGGAGGAGCGCTCCAGGCGGCTGGATGAAGCGGTAAGGCTCGGTTATTCCTATGGCCTCACTTACCCGTTTGTGGATGATCTGCTGGACTCCGGCATTCTGACAGGCGCTGAAAAGGAGCAGTATTCCGCATTGATCCGTACCGCGCTGCTAACCGGGGAAGTACCCGGGTTAGGTGTCTGGGAGGGGGATAATAAGGCGCTGATCCGGTATATCCATGCAGAGCTTACAGAAGCTTTTATCTATATCAGCGAGCATCAGGAGGAAGGGAGCCGGCAGAGCTTTTTTGCACAGTCGTATGTATTCTTCGAAGCCCAGGATATTGACCGGATCAAGTCACTGGAGCATGCAGAATATACGAATGAGGAGCTGTACGTTCCCGTTATCCTGAAGTCCTCTTCGTCCCGTCTGGTTGCCCGCTCTGTGCTCAGCGCTGCGCAGGATGAAGGCTTTGAAGAGCGGACCTTTTATTTCGGGATTTATAACCAGCTGGCCGATGATTTCGCTGATATGGAGCAGGATTTGAAGGACGGTGCAGTTACTCCTTACACCTATTATCTGCAGCATCATCAGCAGCGGCCGGATCTGATCAATCCGTTTGAGGTCTACTGGGCGGTGGTATCCAATCTGATTCATACCGTCTATCATTCGGATGCCAAAGCGCGCGAGGTCATTCTCGACCGTGCAATCAACGGGCTTAAGCGGTATAAGGAACGGGCGGGAGCGGAGAAGTATAAGGAGACAATGCGGATTTTTGCAGGCGGGATCAGGGAATTCGACCGGTTGCTGCAGAGAATGGTAAGCAAGGCGGATGACGTAGACTTTTTCGATAAGCTGCTGCGGGACGGAGTGGTTGAGCAGCTGAAGGAGGATGCAAGAGAGCAGGAGGCATTCACACACACTCTTCATGAGGTCAGAGCCCTGATTAATGATGAGCTGCCGTTTGCGAAGCCCGATCATATTCCGGCCATGCAGGAACGGCTGATCCATGCAGCCAACTACAGCCTGGAGGGGGACGGGAAGCGGGTGCGCCCGATCCTGACCTGGGTAATGGGGGTGAACGAATACGGACTGGAGTCATCGGCCATCACCCCGCTTCTGCGGTCACTGGAGTACATGCATACGGCATCCCTGATCTTCGATGATCTGCCCTCGCAGGATAATGCGGCTACCCGCAGAGGACGGGAAACACTGCATGAGGTGCACGGCAGCGCGGTTGCTGAATTAGCCGGACTGTATCTTATCCAGCGGGCAATCGGACAGCAGGCCTCACTGAACCGGTTCAAGCCGGAGACGGTGCTCGCCCTGATCCGCTATTCAGCGCAAAAGGCTGAAGATATGTGCATGGGGCAGATGATGGATCTGGATTCAAAAGGCAGAGTCCTTACACTGGAGGAGCTGAACAGGGTATGCTTTTATAAGACGGGGGTTGCCTTTGAGGCCTGTCTGGTTATGCCGGCGATGCTGGCTGAGGTTAAGGAGGATGAGCTTGCTGCGCTCAAAAGGTTTGCCTACCATATGGGCATTGCCTTTCAGATCAGGGATGATCTGCTGGATGTGGAAGGTGAAGCGCAGGTGCTGGGTAAGCCGGCCGGCAATGATGCTGTTAACAATCAGTCCAATTTTGTCTCGGTGCTCGGTATTGACGGTGCCGGCAGGGAGATGTGGCAGCATTACTGCCATGCAAGCGACGCGTTAAAAGAAATTCCCCGTAAGACCTCCTTCTTAAAGCATTTGCTTCAATATGTGGTTAACCGGGAGCGTTAA
- a CDS encoding alpha/beta fold hydrolase, with amino-acid sequence MSGTKAHTFGSSHYIETPDGRKLHYMEQGTGPVTVVFESGMGMSRSCWGLVQPPAAGHARAVVYDRAGSGRSEPDPAPRTLARITGDLLFLLGELGSGPFLLVGHSWGGPIVRNAAAKLGPAKIIGILLVDPTDENCGLYFEEKTERHYGRMDFLVPLIMKTGLYKLLGSRQGKVLPADVYADHKREDFSRQAGTTMLAEGKDFIKDLKALRGKQVQPGSIPLTILSGTYISRMERKMRPLLHAAHRKSAAGHPDGRLVEAPKSGHMIMYTEPQLIVEEIQRMASRTNG; translated from the coding sequence ATGTCCGGTACCAAGGCGCATACATTCGGCAGCAGCCATTACATAGAGACCCCAGACGGCCGCAAGCTTCATTACATGGAACAAGGAACCGGTCCGGTGACCGTCGTCTTCGAATCAGGCATGGGCATGTCCCGCTCATGCTGGGGACTGGTACAGCCCCCGGCCGCAGGACATGCCCGTGCTGTTGTCTACGACCGGGCTGGCAGCGGCCGGAGCGAGCCGGACCCTGCTCCCCGGACGCTTGCGAGAATAACCGGGGACCTGCTCTTCCTGCTCGGAGAGCTTGGCAGCGGCCCCTTCCTTCTGGTCGGCCACAGCTGGGGCGGTCCTATTGTACGCAATGCTGCAGCTAAGCTGGGCCCTGCAAAGATCATTGGAATACTGCTGGTCGATCCTACCGACGAGAACTGCGGCCTGTATTTCGAAGAAAAAACAGAGCGGCATTACGGAAGAATGGACTTTCTGGTTCCGCTCATTATGAAGACCGGCCTGTATAAGCTGCTCGGCAGCAGACAAGGCAAGGTCCTGCCTGCGGATGTCTATGCCGATCACAAGCGGGAGGACTTCAGCAGGCAGGCGGGTACAACCATGCTTGCCGAGGGCAAGGATTTCATCAAGGACCTGAAGGCGCTTCGCGGCAAGCAGGTTCAGCCCGGCTCGATCCCGCTGACTATTCTCTCGGGCACCTACATATCCCGTATGGAACGCAAAATGAGACCGCTGCTGCATGCTGCCCATCGTAAATCAGCTGCCGGTCACCCGGATGGACGTCTCGTAGAAGCCCCGAAATCCGGTCATATGATTATGTATACCGAGCCGCAGCTGATTGTAGAGGAGATCCAAAGAATGGCTTCCCGGACGAACGGCTAA
- a CDS encoding ATP-binding cassette domain-containing protein codes for MLQFDQITIRTSSRTLVDSVSLNVQPGEWHALVGQSGSGKSLLSRSAGQLLPPGLSAEGSITLGGTELLGLKRSALRKLLGRRMSYIFQDYQAAFAPFRTIGQHFREAVATHDKEHLKEAAIRTSAALESVGLDGSLAARYPFQLSGGQLQRASIALALLFSPDVLVADEVTTALDSVSGHQVMGLLNRLRLETGCSILFITHDWRHVRRYTDRIAVMKEGKIVESGGTHRILDHPRHEYTRQLIAAAPVLSRLPSGLQEAQS; via the coding sequence ATGCTGCAATTTGATCAGATTACTATACGCACCTCTTCCCGCACACTGGTCGACAGTGTATCCCTGAACGTCCAGCCTGGTGAATGGCATGCACTGGTCGGCCAAAGCGGTAGCGGTAAAAGCCTGCTCTCCCGCAGCGCCGGCCAGCTGCTCCCGCCCGGACTGTCTGCGGAAGGCAGCATCACACTTGGGGGCACAGAGCTGCTCGGGCTGAAGCGCAGTGCTCTCCGTAAGCTGTTAGGCCGCCGGATGTCCTACATTTTCCAGGACTATCAGGCTGCCTTCGCCCCATTCCGTACCATTGGACAGCATTTCAGGGAAGCCGTCGCCACGCACGACAAGGAGCATCTTAAGGAAGCCGCAATCCGCACTTCAGCCGCTCTCGAATCGGTCGGTCTGGACGGCAGTCTGGCAGCGCGCTATCCGTTTCAGCTGAGCGGCGGCCAGCTGCAGCGTGCCTCCATTGCTCTGGCCCTGCTGTTCTCGCCTGATGTACTGGTCGCAGATGAAGTAACTACAGCCCTGGACAGTGTCAGCGGTCATCAGGTAATGGGCCTGCTGAACCGGCTGAGGCTGGAAACCGGCTGCTCCATCCTCTTCATCACGCATGACTGGCGGCATGTCAGACGCTATACTGACCGGATCGCCGTTATGAAAGAAGGCAAAATTGTCGAATCAGGGGGGACACACCGGATCCTGGACCATCCCCGGCATGAATACACCCGCCAGCTAATTGCTGCCGCACCGGTGCTCTCGCGTCTTCCGTCTGGCTTACAGGAGGCACAATCATGA
- a CDS encoding iron chelate uptake ABC transporter family permease subunit: protein MSELASRNPLNVKLDASRPTKLRSARAFRTRKEEKQYWILLTALIVFGVISSCGLLLYNNPVPVSSPSFVPVVTRRVVALVSMLIAAVCQSLSTVAFQSITNNRIITPSLLGFEAIYSTIHTSTIFFLGATIFVNFSGVDSFLYQVAAMVVMCLILYGWLLSGKYGNLQLLLLVGIIIGTGLRSVSSFMRRLLAPSEFDILQAKLFASVNNADSAYFPVAIPIVIIAAALLLANAKRLNVLALGKDVSTSLGTRHQSSVIYTLVLISILMAISTALVGPLTFYGFLVATLTYQAAQTYDHRYVFPMALAIGFAILTSAYFVMNHIFNAQGVVSIIIEMVGGLTFLILILRKGSL from the coding sequence ATGAGCGAATTAGCCAGCAGAAATCCCCTCAATGTTAAACTTGATGCCAGCCGGCCCACCAAATTAAGATCTGCCAGAGCCTTCCGCACCAGAAAAGAAGAAAAGCAATACTGGATTTTGCTCACCGCCTTAATTGTTTTTGGCGTTATTTCTTCGTGCGGGCTGCTCCTATATAACAATCCGGTCCCGGTAAGCTCTCCTTCCTTTGTCCCGGTTGTTACAAGAAGAGTTGTTGCCCTCGTCTCCATGCTGATCGCTGCCGTTTGCCAAAGCTTATCCACGGTTGCTTTTCAGTCGATTACGAATAACAGGATTATCACACCGTCCCTTTTAGGCTTTGAAGCTATTTATTCAACCATTCATACAAGTACCATCTTTTTCCTTGGTGCGACGATATTTGTTAATTTCAGCGGGGTTGATTCCTTTTTATATCAGGTTGCCGCTATGGTTGTGATGTGTCTGATTCTCTATGGGTGGCTACTATCCGGAAAATACGGCAATTTACAGCTCCTTCTGCTAGTCGGAATTATTATCGGGACCGGACTGAGAAGTGTATCCTCCTTTATGAGAAGACTGCTTGCCCCGTCTGAGTTTGATATTTTGCAGGCGAAATTGTTTGCGTCAGTCAATAATGCGGATTCCGCCTATTTCCCGGTTGCCATCCCGATTGTTATCATTGCTGCCGCCCTCCTGCTTGCTAATGCCAAGAGGCTGAATGTGCTGGCGCTGGGCAAGGATGTCTCTACCTCCCTGGGCACGAGACATCAGAGCAGTGTGATTTATACACTCGTCCTGATCTCCATTCTGATGGCCATATCAACGGCTTTGGTCGGACCACTGACCTTCTATGGCTTTCTGGTTGCCACTTTGACCTATCAGGCCGCACAAACCTATGATCACAGATATGTATTCCCCATGGCCCTTGCCATCGGCTTTGCGATCCTGACGAGCGCATACTTTGTCATGAACCATATTTTCAATGCCCAAGGGGTTGTCTCAATTATTATAGAAATGGTTGGCGGACTGACCTTTTTAATTCTGATTTTAAGAAAGGGTTCTTTATGA
- a CDS encoding ABC transporter permease — protein sequence MPNVSGVEHAQPRRHHYKKLWTLPFILAITATLVLSIISLFTGVYDIKGQADGMEMFFITRVPRTLALMLTGAAMALSGLVMQLITQNRLVEPTTTGTMEWSGLGLMLVYLLFPAPTLVLRMTGAIIFSFLGTMIFFMFLRKVKLRSSLVVPIIGMMLGAVISAFSTFVGLVFQMTQNIESWFVGSFSPVQIGRYEYLWIIVLITALIFIFADRLTLAGLGEDVATTLGANYNRIVLLGTGLISLAVGIVAAVIGGLPFLGLIVPNIVSMFRGDDLRSNLPWVCVLGMATITVCDILSRVLIMPFEIPVSMILGTVGAIVFIVILLRQRRSKRRIR from the coding sequence ATACCTAATGTGTCCGGGGTTGAGCATGCTCAGCCCCGGCGTCATCATTACAAAAAGCTATGGACCCTGCCTTTTATCCTTGCGATTACAGCAACCCTCGTACTAAGTATCATCTCACTGTTTACCGGAGTATATGACATAAAGGGACAAGCGGACGGAATGGAGATGTTCTTCATCACCCGTGTCCCGAGAACCCTTGCATTAATGCTTACCGGCGCAGCAATGGCTTTGTCAGGACTGGTCATGCAGCTTATTACACAGAATCGTTTAGTCGAACCTACCACAACAGGTACTATGGAATGGTCAGGCTTAGGGCTAATGTTAGTTTATCTGCTTTTCCCCGCCCCGACACTGGTGCTGAGAATGACTGGTGCGATTATTTTTTCTTTTCTGGGGACGATGATCTTCTTTATGTTTCTCAGAAAAGTTAAGCTCCGTTCATCTCTGGTTGTTCCTATCATCGGCATGATGCTTGGAGCAGTTATTTCGGCATTTTCAACCTTCGTCGGCCTGGTATTCCAAATGACGCAAAATATTGAAAGCTGGTTTGTAGGCTCCTTCTCGCCGGTTCAAATCGGCAGGTATGAGTACCTATGGATTATTGTATTGATTACTGCGCTGATTTTTATTTTTGCTGACCGGCTGACGCTGGCAGGGCTGGGGGAAGATGTAGCTACTACTCTCGGTGCAAACTATAACCGGATTGTGCTCTTGGGCACTGGTCTCATATCTTTAGCCGTTGGTATTGTTGCTGCTGTAATCGGCGGCCTGCCGTTTTTGGGATTAATCGTACCCAACATCGTGTCCATGTTCCGAGGTGACGATCTGCGGAGCAATCTGCCCTGGGTGTGCGTGTTAGGGATGGCTACCATTACCGTGTGTGACATTCTGTCCCGGGTCCTGATTATGCCTTTTGAAATACCTGTCTCGATGATACTGGGTACAGTGGGGGCAATCGTATTTATCGTCATATTGCTAAGACAAAGGAGGTCAAAAAGGAGAATAAGATGA
- a CDS encoding ABC transporter ATP-binding protein — protein sequence MNTPLLSVEQLSKHYSNGKQAIKAASFRLDRGESLGLVGESGCGKSTLARCLLQLEPISGGAIVFKGQPIQQLNEKQLNPYRRDMQMVFQNPAAALNPRLRIRDSLLDPYNQYSRQLQHSYFSCTSRSAFVAELLEAVELSPSLADCYPHELSGGQKQRVTIARAISIEPALIVLDEPTASLDVLSQGAILTLLEQLQRDLKLAYLFISHDLAAVSRMCSRLLVMREGEFVDSFTRQEMFAEDRHPYTKELISIF from the coding sequence ATGAATACTCCACTGCTGTCCGTAGAACAGCTGTCCAAGCATTACAGTAACGGTAAACAAGCCATCAAGGCTGCAAGCTTCCGGTTAGACCGCGGGGAGAGCCTGGGCCTGGTCGGGGAGAGCGGCTGCGGAAAAAGCACGCTGGCCCGCTGCCTGCTGCAGCTTGAGCCCATAAGCGGCGGTGCCATTGTCTTTAAAGGACAGCCCATTCAGCAGCTTAACGAGAAGCAGCTGAATCCATACCGCCGCGATATGCAGATGGTCTTCCAGAATCCCGCAGCGGCGCTGAATCCGCGGCTGCGCATCAGGGATTCCCTCCTGGACCCTTATAACCAATACAGCCGCCAGTTGCAGCACTCCTATTTCAGCTGCACCTCCCGCTCCGCTTTTGTCGCTGAGCTGCTGGAGGCGGTAGAGCTCTCTCCTTCGCTGGCGGACTGCTATCCTCATGAGCTGAGCGGCGGGCAGAAGCAGCGGGTAACGATAGCAAGGGCTATAAGCATTGAACCCGCCCTGATTGTACTCGATGAGCCTACGGCCAGCCTGGACGTCTTATCCCAGGGCGCCATCCTTACTCTGCTGGAGCAGCTGCAGCGTGATCTGAAGCTGGCTTATCTGTTCATTTCCCATGATCTGGCTGCGGTCAGCCGGATGTGCAGCAGGCTGCTCGTTATGCGTGAGGGAGAGTTTGTCGACAGCTTTACCAGGCAGGAGATGTTTGCGGAGGACAGGCATCCTTACACAAAGGAGCTTATTTCTATTTTTTAA
- the nikC gene encoding nickel transporter permease, with protein sequence MIRLFRQSGNGLRKKVQLGTASLTAILLLFIYIYTAFVLRHDSTLTDLSIRLQGSSLTHPLGTDHLGRDVLTRLVLGGQQTVGYSLLALAAALFIGTAAGMLAGFKGGWLDRVFMRIADGFLAFPDMIVVIVLSGLLGPGLHSMIIAIVMVKWVSYARVVRTTVMTESRQDYMLAAQINGLSPAKMLGRHLLPHVAGQVLVLASLDLGKVILLISSLSYIGLGVQPPTPEWGSMLNDSRPYFQLAPQLMLYPGLAIVLLVLSVNMLGDYLRDHFDVKKEVRA encoded by the coding sequence ATGATCCGCTTGTTTAGGCAGTCCGGGAACGGCCTGAGAAAAAAAGTCCAGCTTGGCACAGCGTCCCTAACCGCCATTCTCCTTCTGTTTATTTACATCTATACCGCCTTTGTTCTCCGCCATGACTCCACCCTGACTGACCTGAGTATCCGCCTGCAGGGATCAAGCCTGACTCATCCGCTGGGCACAGATCATCTGGGCCGCGATGTGCTGACCAGGCTTGTGCTCGGCGGACAGCAGACCGTCGGCTATAGCCTGCTTGCCCTGGCAGCCGCACTGTTCATCGGTACGGCGGCTGGCATGCTTGCCGGCTTTAAGGGCGGCTGGCTGGACCGTGTATTCATGCGCATTGCCGACGGCTTCCTGGCTTTTCCCGATATGATCGTCGTTATTGTGCTCAGCGGCCTGCTTGGTCCCGGTCTGCACAGCATGATTATTGCTATTGTCATGGTAAAATGGGTCAGCTATGCCCGGGTAGTGCGCACTACCGTCATGACCGAATCCCGGCAGGATTATATGCTGGCTGCGCAGATTAACGGATTGTCTCCGGCAAAAATGCTGGGCCGTCATCTGCTGCCGCATGTTGCCGGCCAGGTGCTTGTCCTGGCCAGCCTTGACCTCGGCAAGGTGATTCTCCTGATCTCCTCCCTATCCTATATCGGGCTTGGCGTACAGCCGCCGACTCCGGAATGGGGCTCGATGCTTAATGATTCGCGCCCCTACTTTCAGCTTGCACCGCAGCTGATGCTCTATCCAGGCCTCGCCATTGTGCTGCTGGTGCTGTCCGTAAATATGCTGGGCGATTATCTGAGAGACCATTTTGATGTCAAAAAGGAGGTTCGGGCTTAA
- a CDS encoding iron ABC transporter ATP-binding protein, with product MIQIDKVKKSYGDEVEIGPLNITIPKAGLTSLIGPNGAGKSTTLLMIGRLLDMDEGLIKVANLDVTKSKSSDLAKIVTVLRQENHFVTRLTVRQLAGFGRFPHSKGRLTQEDEAIITKYIDFLNLTDLENRYLDELSGGQRQRAYVAMVLCQETEYVLLDEPLNNLDVARSVQMMEHLKYAAHEFGRTILTVMHDINFAAKYSDRICAMKNGQIAAFGPVDEVMQPDILTDIFETKIEIIAGPYGPIAIY from the coding sequence ATGATACAGATAGACAAAGTCAAAAAGTCCTACGGGGATGAGGTTGAAATAGGCCCTTTGAATATTACCATTCCAAAAGCCGGCCTTACTTCCTTAATTGGCCCCAACGGTGCCGGTAAGTCTACGACACTGCTGATGATCGGAAGACTGCTGGATATGGACGAAGGGCTTATTAAGGTTGCCAATCTGGATGTTACGAAATCCAAATCAAGCGACCTTGCCAAAATCGTAACTGTTCTCCGGCAGGAAAATCATTTTGTAACAAGGCTTACAGTCAGACAGCTTGCAGGATTTGGACGTTTTCCTCATTCCAAGGGGAGATTAACTCAGGAGGATGAAGCAATCATTACTAAATATATTGATTTTCTGAACCTGACTGATCTTGAGAACAGATACCTGGATGAGCTTTCCGGCGGTCAAAGACAGAGAGCCTATGTAGCGATGGTTCTGTGCCAGGAGACCGAATACGTGCTGTTGGACGAGCCCCTGAACAATCTTGATGTTGCCCGCTCTGTGCAGATGATGGAGCATCTAAAGTACGCCGCCCATGAATTCGGAAGAACCATTCTGACCGTTATGCATGACATTAATTTCGCAGCCAAATATTCGGACCGGATATGTGCTATGAAGAACGGGCAGATTGCCGCATTCGGGCCGGTGGATGAGGTTATGCAGCCGGATATTTTAACAGATATTTTCGAAACCAAAATCGAAATCATCGCCGGTCCCTACGGGCCGATAGCAATCTATTAG
- the nikB gene encoding nickel ABC transporter permease, which produces MLRLITRKFLEVVLFLLFITFISFLFIRLAPGDPALTILNVDELSVSQEQIEALREEMGFNDPLIVQYGQWLAKFLKLDFGNSYATGEPAVRLIASSLPTTLELTLGSLAVMLAVALPLASLSALYRDSWLDKLSRTLSVIGAAVPSFWLGLILIDLFAVQLGWLPTMGRGGLPSMVLPSLTLGLAISSVYLRLLRSSLLDSLSEEFIISGRARGIPEWRIFWAYAFRHSLPPVVTVFGVSIGSLIGGVVVIEVLFAYPGIGKLVVDSIRQRDYPVIQGYILVMAVTVFAVNTGVDLLNRYLKPEVRLKGRRM; this is translated from the coding sequence ATGCTGCGGCTTATCACCCGCAAGTTTCTTGAAGTCGTCCTGTTTCTGTTGTTCATAACCTTTATCAGCTTTCTGTTCATCCGGCTTGCTCCCGGAGATCCCGCACTGACCATATTGAACGTGGATGAGCTGTCGGTCAGCCAGGAGCAGATTGAGGCGCTGCGTGAGGAAATGGGCTTTAATGATCCGCTTATCGTCCAGTATGGACAATGGCTGGCCAAGTTTCTGAAGCTGGATTTCGGCAATTCCTATGCTACCGGCGAGCCTGCCGTAAGGCTGATTGCTTCAAGCCTGCCGACGACTCTCGAGCTGACGCTGGGCTCACTCGCCGTCATGCTGGCCGTAGCATTACCGCTGGCCTCCCTGTCTGCACTTTACCGGGACAGCTGGCTGGATAAGCTCAGCCGCACCCTGTCGGTGATCGGAGCCGCTGTGCCCAGCTTCTGGCTGGGGCTGATCCTGATTGACCTGTTCGCCGTCCAGCTGGGCTGGCTTCCAACGATGGGACGGGGCGGCCTCCCGTCCATGGTTCTGCCTTCGCTGACCCTCGGCCTGGCTATATCAAGTGTCTATCTCCGGCTGCTCCGCTCAAGTCTCTTGGACTCGCTTAGTGAGGAATTTATAATTTCCGGGAGAGCGCGCGGCATTCCGGAGTGGCGGATCTTCTGGGCCTATGCCTTCCGCCACAGCCTGCCGCCGGTTGTTACGGTATTTGGAGTAAGCATCGGAAGCCTGATCGGCGGCGTTGTCGTCATCGAGGTGCTGTTCGCTTATCCGGGTATCGGCAAATTAGTAGTGGATTCTATCCGCCAGCGTGATTATCCGGTTATCCAGGGCTACATTCTGGTAATGGCCGTTACTGTATTTGCGGTCAATACTGGAGTAGATTTGCTTAACCGTTATTTGAAGCCTGAAGTCAGATTAAAGGGAAGGAGAATGTAG
- a CDS encoding siderophore ABC transporter substrate-binding protein, with product MKTFKFTALTAILAGSLALTACSNTSNEPANAGAANSNTANTSAPATVEITDAHGTVTVPVNPKKVVALDNRTFETLSSWDIELAAVPKDVMPADSPYVADEAVQNIGNHREPNLELLASIEPDLVIVGQRFAGFYEDIKKLVPNAAIIDLNFDVSAEAGTPGANLVNGLKDATTNLGKIFDKEEEAVKLTADFDKAIEAAKSAYNGTDKIMSVVVSAGEIGFSAPHSGRVWGPLYEVFGWTSALEVNNASSDHQGDDISVEAIAQSNPDWIFVLDRDAAVSAESDSVPAQDVIDNAPALKNTTAITKGQIVYAPNDTYTNESIETFMELFDDLAAALAKQ from the coding sequence ATGAAAACATTCAAATTCACAGCATTAACGGCTATTCTGGCAGGAAGTCTGGCATTAACAGCATGCTCCAATACAAGCAATGAGCCAGCCAATGCCGGAGCAGCAAATTCAAATACTGCTAATACCAGCGCTCCTGCGACGGTGGAAATTACGGATGCCCACGGAACGGTTACAGTTCCTGTAAATCCGAAGAAGGTCGTTGCGCTTGATAACAGAACCTTTGAGACACTGAGCTCCTGGGACATTGAATTAGCGGCTGTACCAAAGGATGTAATGCCAGCGGATTCACCATATGTAGCGGATGAGGCTGTACAAAATATCGGAAATCACCGTGAGCCCAATCTGGAGCTGCTGGCCTCTATCGAGCCTGACCTCGTCATTGTCGGCCAACGGTTCGCCGGCTTCTATGAGGATATCAAAAAGCTGGTTCCCAACGCAGCCATCATTGACCTCAATTTTGATGTTTCCGCAGAAGCAGGAACACCCGGAGCAAATCTGGTAAACGGTCTTAAGGATGCTACAACCAATCTGGGTAAAATTTTTGACAAAGAAGAGGAAGCTGTCAAGCTGACTGCTGATTTTGATAAAGCGATTGAAGCGGCTAAATCCGCCTATAACGGAACTGATAAAATTATGAGCGTTGTCGTATCTGCAGGTGAAATCGGCTTCTCGGCTCCTCATTCCGGACGTGTCTGGGGCCCTCTGTATGAAGTATTCGGCTGGACATCCGCTTTAGAGGTTAACAATGCCTCTTCTGATCATCAGGGTGATGATATCTCCGTTGAAGCTATTGCCCAAAGCAATCCTGACTGGATCTTTGTACTGGATCGTGATGCGGCCGTATCCGCTGAATCGGATTCTGTGCCTGCACAGGACGTAATTGATAATGCACCCGCTCTTAAAAACACAACGGCTATCACTAAAGGACAGATTGTTTACGCTCCGAACGACACCTATACTAATGAATCCATCGAGACGTTTATGGAGCTGTTTGACGACCTTGCGGCTGCTCTAGCTAAGCAGTAA